The window AATCTTCCATAACCTTGTTTCACATGATGGGCCAGGAAGGTGTTAGGTTTGACCTGGTCACATTGATCGGTATTGTTTCTAGCTTCTACATGGCTGAGGATGCTGCATGTGGAATGTTCTTTCATGCCTTAGCAATTAAAACTGGATGCAGTTCAGATACATCTCTTACTAATGCCCTTATGAGTATGTATATGAGTTTTAGTGAAGTTGAGGCTGCTAACACACTTTTTCATACCTTGTCCTCCAAAGATGTTGTCACTTGGAACACTTTGATAACAGGATACCGTAACGGTAACTTATTTGAGGAAGTCATGCTCCTTTTTGAGCAAATGAATATTTATAGTCAGAGGCCAAATTCTGTAACTTTTTTGAATGTATTGCCTGCATGTCACAGCTTGTTGCAAGGTAAGTCGATCCATGCTTACGCTATTAGAAACTTTTCTGATATAGAGTCTACTCTCCATacagcaaccatgatgatgtatGCTAGATTTGAAAATTATCATTATTGCCACCTGCTCTTTGAGACAATAGATAAAACAAATGTTGTTGCTTGGAACACAATTATGTCTGTATACATCCAAGCTAATCATGCAGAAGCAGCAATCTGTTCTTTCAGCAATATGCTTTTGAAGCAACTGAAGCCCGATACCGTGACAATGCTGAATTTGGCTTCCGCATCTGCTCAGATAGGATCTCTTGATCTGGCACAATGTGTGACTAGTATAGCCATTCGCATGGGTCTTGACATCCACACCACCATAGTCAATTGCCTCATCAACATGTTTGTGAGGTGTGGAAGCGTAATGACTGCAAGAGAGCTCTTTGATGGGTTGAAAGAAAAGGACTCCATCACTTGGAGTGTGATGATAAATGGATATGGGATACATGGTGATGGTAAAGCTGCATTAGGTCTATTCTCAGAGATGAAAGAAGCTGGTTTGGAACCAGATGATATTACTTTCATGAGTCTTTTGTCTGCTTGCAGTCATGCTGGTCTTGTCGAGCAGGCAAGAACATACTTCAAATCAATGATAGAACACCATGGAATTACACCAAGGATGGAGCATTATGCTTGTATCATAGACCTATTTGGGAGGACCGGGCACTTGGATGAAGCCTATGATGTTGTAAAGAACCTGCCATTTGAGCCTTCCGCAAGCTTGCTGGAGTCACTGCTTGGAGCTTGTCAAAGCCATGGCAATGCTGAAATTGGAGAAGCCATTGGCAAGTTACTGATCGATGCCATTCCGTATAGACCTACTCCATATGTGATGCTATCTAACATCTATGCTGCAGCTGGGCAATGGACAGATTATGGAATGGTAAGGTGGGAGATGGAGCTCAAACGTGTTAAGAAAGAAGCAGGAGTTAGTCTTGTTGAGATAATATAGCATTGATAAGGATAAGTCTATGAGCCAATGCACAGTTGGTGATCTTGCAAACCTCAATTCCCTTTTTCAGACTCTCCTCTCCCGAATTGCTCTTACAAGTTGCTAATCTTGCTTCTGTAGTGTGATTCATATGAAAGAGCCGATTGTGTTTATCAGCTATAGTTCTAGATGGTATTACTGCAATGTTCACATTGGAAATGATAACTTTTAAATGAGAATCAATTAGCCTTCCTCTGGCTTATGGATAGCAGGAGACACTGATGTATCTTCTACTATTTGCAGTGTTGCCAGTCCCCCGCCATTGTGCTTCACTGCAGTTTGTGATGAGCTGGATGAAGTCTGCGCTGTAATATATATGGTCCTTGATCTTTCTCTCCGCAACGGTGGGCAACATTATGCCTGAGTGCAAATCAGTTCACTGAGTTTCTACAGAAGACAAGTAGATAGAAAATGAGTATATCTTTTCCAGAAGGTGATATGCGACTAAAGAAGTCACCCTTCAGCTCTCCATCTTTCTAACCTAAAAAATCTGACTATCAACTAGTCAATCTGCTGCAAGACCCACTTTGTGGAAGGTCCATGTCAATTTATCTCGCCTCGCAAGCTTTCCCTCAAGAATTGGGCATTCAATGATGGAAATGTGTTGGGAGAAGGTTCAATCACTTAACAATTAAATTGCTACTGATTCAACAAAAAGGAGGCTTTGGCATAAGCAATATTGAAGGGCCTTGGTACAATATTGAATCTGTTTAACTTACCCTTCATGCAACAAGGGTATTCAAATCCCTCGCAAGAGTTTCTTTCTGGTCGATTGTTATCGAGTGTCTTCATAAGAATTATTCAAATATAAAACAACCATACCCAGCTCCTTTGGCAGAGTATAAACATGTGCTATGATCCATTTTTGTTAGTATTTGTCTTCACCAGTGTTCATCAGTTAGTACCACAAACTTAAaggttatttaataaattatcgtGCATTTTTTAATCTACAACAATCTTAAACTTTTCAACTCTATCACAATCCTATTTAGCTGTTAACTTATAATATAGATTCAACTGGAGTTTGGGAGTATTTCTTCCCTAGCAGCTGATTTATTTCAAGCACTTGTCTTATAAGTTCTTCCCCaacaatttctaattttattatttccAATCTTCTTCACACGGCTATAGAAAACAATTTTAGTACAACAAATCTCAAGCTACCTCAATCCAACTATGCCCAGATGGCTTCTTCATCAACTCTTCCCTCTCCATCATCCCCCTCACCCTCACCGCATCATTCCACCTATCTGCTCTCGCATATATATTCGACATCGTGACATAATTCCCCGGGTTTCCTGGTTCCAGTCGGACAAGCTCCTCAAAAGCCATCCTGCCAAACTCCACATTTTGATGTGTCCGGCACGACGCTAGCATCGCCCCCCATACCCTTGCCGTCGGCATTTTTCCAGCCAGTCTACCGGCCTCAGTGAACTGTCCAGCCCGAGCAAGCATATCCACTGCACAAGCATAATGCTCCTCGCCTGGTGAAAATCTGAATTCCCGAGGCATGGTCCCAAAGAGCTCAATCCCCTCATCGACTAGCCCACATTGGGCACATGCCATAAGCGCGCTGGTCAATGTCATCGCATTCGGTTTGAACCCGAGCTGAACCATGCGGGTCACAAGCTCGATCGCTTGCTCCCCCAACCCGTGGGACCCGAACCCGCTGATCATTGTGTTCCACGTTGCCACATCCTTGCCGTCCATGCTCGAGAACACTCTGCGTGCGGCCCGAATGCATCCCGATCTCGCATACATATCGATCAGTGCGTTCATCTCAGTTACGATGCATCCTCCGTTACCGTGCTTGATGACATGAGCGTGGACTTCCTCCCCGTGCTTCAAGTCGCACaagggaagcaaattggacagcGTGGCGTGATTCCATCCTATGCCTCGCGACATCATCGCCCTAAAGTGCTCCAGCGCCGCCAAGCGCCGTCCACATAGAGCCAACCCTTGGACCACGGCGTTCCACGTCACCACATCCGTGGGATCCATCAACTCGAACACCGATCTCGCCGCCGCCGTCCGACTGCCCCCGGCGTACAACAAGAGCAGCGCTGCTCCGGCGGAGCCGTAGAATGCGCCGACGTCGTTCGTCTTCACCCCGTAAGCGTGCACCGCCCGGCCTGCCGAGACGTCTGCCACGTGGCGACAGGAGGCGGCCGCGCAGGATAAGGTATCCAGGTCCGGCAGGACACTCCCTGCGTGCATCATGCGGCTGAAGATCTCCAGAGATGCCTCGTGATTCCCGCAGCGGGCGTAGCCCACGATCACCGTCGTCCACGATATCTCGTTGGGCCGGGCAAGCTGGTGGAGGATTGCACGGGCCTCGGCGAAACGGCCGGCACGGCAGTAGCCGTCCATCAAGGTGTTCCACGTCACCAGGTCGGGATCGCAGCCGTCTGATATCATGAAGTCGAGCAGGGCCAGTGCTTCCTTGAGCAGGCCCACGGAAGCGTGGGCCGCGATGATGCAGTTCCAGGAGAGGAGATCGCGGGCTCCCGCGACGTCGAAGGCGCGGCGGGCGGAAGTGAGGTCGCCGGCTTTGGAGTAGGCGTCGATCAGGGCGCTGGTGACGGAGAGAACGGCTTCCGCGGCGAACTTGAATGCCTCAGCGTGGAAGGCAGCAAGGTGGCGGCTCTGGCCGTGGGCGGAGGCGGCGGAGCGGAGGACGAGGGGGAAGACATAGCCATCTGGGGCGACTGCGGCGAAACGCATAGAGCGGTAGGACGAAAGGCAACGACGATGGAGGGAAGAGCGGGAGAGGAGGGCGAGGATGGGCGTCCATGCGAAGACGGAAGGGGAGGGGATGACAGCGAAGAGGCGGAGTGCGGACGGGAGGTCGCCAGCGTCGGCATAGAGCTGGAGGAGCTTCGTGGCGACGGATGGATCTGCGTAAAGGCCACAGGCTGCGAGGTGCTGGTGGATCTGGGCAATCTGAGGGAGGGATTTGGTGGCGTTGAGAAGGGATcggagggaggaggaggaggacagaATCGGCGTCTGCCATGGCATCGAGTGGGGAGGCAGGAGACTTGAGTTAGGGCTATGACGCGTGAAGGGCCAACGTTGGTCATGGTCAATAACACTGGGCCGGGTGTAACTGGTTTCGGCCCAAATTTAATTGCGGGTTCGATTGGTTTGGTTGAATTACTCCAGATCTGAGCCAGGTGCTAAATCGATAAAAAGGTGTTCCCAGTCGTCGTCATTTACTTCGTTATTCTAGGGCTTCAGCCTTTATAATATCCGCAAGACAAAGTCGCCGTCGCCTCCTCCGCTGCTCCCAGTTCCTGCGCTGCTCAGACCACCAACCGAAGGTGCATCACTCCGCTCTCCTGTTGTAGATTTGGATTTATTATTTTAGCGTTAGTCTCTACTTCGAGTCGCAGATCGATTTGTTTTCCTATCGTGTCGAGAAAAACTCAACGTTTTGTTGATTATTTAATATAGTCATATTTTCGTGAATCAAGTTTTTATTTGCTTAGAATTTTAGTTTGCCTTGCGAATTTGTTTGATGTTACGGGCACCTCGATTTCTCCATGGATCTCATGATCTAAACGAATGTGGGCGGAGTTTAGTTGCCGATCCCAATGGGGATCCAGGTAACTGTGATAGTTATGGTTTAGCAGATCCTGCTATTCCACTACGATAAGAATGTACATGTGGATGCTGATTCGATGACCAAGGTAGTCTTATTTCATTGTCTATCCTGATTTGGATTGATGATAATCTGCAGATATATGGTCCTTAGGCAGTGTAGGAAGTAAAAAGGTTTGGAGATGAAGCTATAAACATCTTGTACTTAAGCTGGGTGATCTTACTAATCATTATCACCAGAACATTCATGATCTGTGGTGTTCATGGTACGATATGAATCAGTGTGCCTCAATAAATCACTggaaaaaatgattttgaatggACCGAGCTGACTTCTCATCTGAAGTTGGCAGATTCGAGAAGGTGTCTCCAAGAAGTTCTTGACCTGCAAAGATGACACTAGGATGGGTCTCAACAAGGTAGACACTCAATTCTGGTAGAGAAGAAACTCAGAAGAAAGGCTTGTGTGAGTCATATTTAATAAGATGTGGAATCACAGTTTCAAAGTATACTTAATGGGATGTTGGCCATGTCAACCCCTGCTACTTGGTACCAGCAGGGGAGCAGCCTCTGATCTCAATCGATCTTGACCTTAAATATGAGGTGACTGGTTCCCATGAATGTGGGATGGCCTGATTCACTTGCACCAATAGTATGGAGATTCAACTTGTGGCTAATTGTTGTTCGTACACCCATTGACACCTAGGAGGATGTTCAGGTCATTCTGTGTTGTGTAGAAGTTGCCCTCGGGATCCTTAGAGTTCCATGCTTGACCCGGGAGTCAGGATTTCACTACGATTACCAATCGTTGGCTGAGAGGGGACATGATCAAGTTCCTTCTTAACTGCATCCAAAAACACATTTCAGCTCTCCCTGTGCATGGTTGAATTGGGGCCAGAATTTTGTCCAAGTTGGTCCATGCCAGCCAAGAAATCATCCTGGTCCATCCCCTTCCCTATCAAAACATGAATTGAATTAGCTAAAGATAAAGTTTATGAAACTTCATTATATTATTTGTCTCGACTCCCCTTGTAGTCTTTTGGTAATTtataatacctccatttttccATAGAATCTCCACTTTACCTCTAGTATGATTAATTTAGCCTAATTTAATGACTTATTTCACTTTTTATTTTAACAATCATCTCTACTCAAAAACATTTCAGATAATCATGGTTTGATTAAATTAAGGTTAAATAAGCCAAATTATGAATTCACATTGAGTGtgtatgtgtgtgtgtatatatatatatatagaaatttgATATGTTGCGGACCTTATACTGCGGACCAATCCTGACTTGACTTGGGGCGCCTGGAATTGATATAGGCGCCCGTGCGCAacatggtccaggcgcctgggtTCATTCagtatttttttgtttttgttttggggTATATTATGTATTTAGGGTTCAAGATTTTTGGATTTAGGGGTTGAGTTATAATGGGCTTGAGCCAATAAGATTTTCCCTCTAGGTTCAAACTTCCCTCTTGGGTTATAGTCAAGATTACAAATTTTAGATGCTCAcggggtatattatatgtatttagggtttaagaATTTAGGATTTGGAGGTTGGGTTATAATGAgtttaagctaataagatttttcttctagggttcagacttccCTCTCTGGTTATAGTGtccaagaaaaaaattttaagatgCTCATGGGGAATAGTGTTCATCTTTAAGGAAATgtttggttaaaaaaaataaaaatttgaatccAGGCACCTGGATTGAATCCAAGCGCCTGGATCACTGTGGCACGGACGAGCACACAGTGTTTCAGCTGCAGCGTGACAgtactctatatatatatataatgtcagTAAACTAAGGGATATCATACACATACAATTTTCCCTTATCTGTAATTACTTTAACAGCAGTGAATATTTGGTAGTTGATAGAGTAGTCAAACAAAAGGAGTTATTGCAAACTTCACATTGGTATTGGCACCTGAGCTATAAATTGGAATTTTTGTAGTGAGGAATACATTGAGTGCATCTTACATGACATGTTTGCAATCTAAAGAACAAAGTAGGATAACTTTATTATATCTGGAAACCCAGCATAGATCTCGAGAAACAGAAATGTCCCAAATATAAGTGTGCATTCATTTTGTTGTTGAAGAATGTGTTTCCAAGCAATTAAGCGAAAGTCTTGCCAATATAATCTTGCTGTTCTGATAACTTACCATTTCGAGTTCAATTTTCCTGCATGTTTACTGTGCCAActtttaattttcaagtttttatGGAACAGAAGTTTAAAATGTTAAATGGTTACTGGATTGCTAGAAATTGATGTTGCATTGGCCAAAGTCAGTCGGTCAGATCATGGTCATAGGGTTGTTTAAAATAGGACCTGAGAAGAGCCTTATGCTTCTGCCTGTGAACTGAATATTTCATGTGATTATGACCCTCAATAGAACCAACTCTTGCATCTGCCTGGCCTTGTATTTTCTGGATGTCAGATGCATTACACTAAAACAGAATATTAGACTTACTCTTAAATCCTGAGAATTCCCACTTCCCTGTTTTTTTTAACTGTTCGTGACTTGTTATTGTGATTGCAATGTGGTATGTTGTTAAGCTAGAATGGGCCATCGAGTCCACATCAACTCAAGGCAGTGTGCCTTTTAGAGTTGCAGATGTAAAAGTAGTAGCTTTTATGGCCCCATGGTTACATTGCCCCACCACTATATGTTAACATGCAATATTGTTCCTCCGACCTGGATAATTACCACTtttatatacttttttttttcagatgATTGACGATCAAGACTTGGGGTTCTTTGCCAATTTTCTTGGCATCTTTATATTTGTCTTGGTGATCGCTTATCACTATGTAATGGCAGACCCAAAGTATGAAGGAAACTAGTGCTCGAGGAAATGGCATCTTTGTAGTTGCCACGGTAAACACTTATGACTTTGTAATGGCAGTGCTTGAGATAATGATATGTTTTAGGACTTATTAGTGCTTTTTCGGACTTGTATTTAAATGACAATCCTTACAAGAATGATTTATATTTGTTATGGTTATAAATGTCTTTTGAGACAAACTTGCACGAATTTGCCATCTTCTTGATAATGAGAAACAACCAGCTTTGTGTCAGTCATTAGTTCATTACTTGATGAATACTCTCCTCTCTTCAGCATCAGCAGCAATATTAATCATTAAAATGTTTAGCAATATGTAAAGCACGTGAAGTATGATGCACAGAAACTTGTCAATAAATCTTCGGGGATATCTTCACCCTACTTTCACATCTCTCAATTGTTTATGCATGTTGTGCCCCCACTGCTTCATCATCCAGCGAGTAAAGTTGGTCTCGTTGGGCCAGTATCATCATTGCCTCTTGCACAATGCCTTGATCCAAGTATGGCACTTTCTGTACTATAGTTTGCCCAAAGCTATTTAAAATGAAGTCTTCGCCATAATTTTCTTTGCCGTAATTCACGTAATCTAATAGTTTTAATTCAAACGATGCTTTTCTAAATCCTGATGTCTTTCTTATCTATCTAGGCACTAGTATTACTATTCTTGTCCTTTCTAGTTTGGAATTTTTGATGGGTTGGTAAACCACTGTATGCTTGTTATCATGCACTTGAATAATAAATATCCCATCACTTTAGTCTGTGAATCCCAGACATTCCTCTTGTAGAATGTGAAAACTAAGATGAATTTGCATGGATGACAATGTAAGCGTTCTGCCTGCCATTGTAAAAAGGTCCAAAGACGTTGCCATTCAAATGGTTTTGTAGCCCATCGGCTTCTTAGGATGTGATCAGATAGATGTTCCAAAACATTGGTCACCAATAACATCGTTTCTTCTGTTTTTCATTATTGCCACATCCACGCCAACAAAAGTGTCACCTCCAATTCAATTTATTCGCAACAAAGGTACTCGATACCTAACCTAAACTTTGCACGTAGAAATCCACTTCGTCCAATTAAGCACTCACACGTGCGTGATGATAAGTGGGGACCTTTATATTGACTATGATAATCTCTCCTCGAGCCTCTACCTAATCACTACCCACGTCTTTTACATGCATGTAGACCGTAGACCTGACAATAATTAAAACTTTTAATCATTCTTTAAAATGTCATAACCatccctcatggttttaaaactgAGTTCAACTTCTCTGCCAGATCAAGTCAATCATATACCTGATGTCACGTGATtgctttttatatatattttcattTAGAATCGACTCACCTGCCACCATTTAGAATCGGCTCACCTAAACCATTTTCCCCCCGCCAAAATTACCCTTCAACAAATCCAAACTAAACAATCTAACCTTGAACCAAATGCAATCATCTCGCTGATCAATATTGTTGTCATTGTTGTTTCTTCCTTAAATATGCACGATTCAAGTTTCCTTTGCCAACAATCTACTAAAATTTCTCTCACTGAATTTTTCTTCACTTCTCCAACTTCCCCCCTTTTGCACCGATCCACATCTTCTTTTACCGAGCCTCTTTCATTGTCTAAAGTCAGTCAGGGCAACACACTCCAAggtcaataaaataaaattgaggAGAAAAACAATTGCGGTGTTGGTACTGGTCATTGGAGTTGGTGGTGGGGCTGCATTACGCATGGGGAGCATGGATTCTCATTTCTCGCCCTCCTCCTTTGCATTTCAAATCTCTTTTTGGAGTTTATTACAAAGCGAGGCCTGCTGTGCATGCATGCACCAATTCCtttagctttcttcctcctctctttccATGGTGGCCAAGAAAGGTGCATGGTGACGGTGGGTGCATTTAATTTTCCTGCCTTTCCCCcccttttttttcactttttttaaaaaatttttgtaatagaaaataataataataataaggtgaAGGTGTATGTGTTCCCTTTGCTTGCGTGCAAAGTGCAGGGCCCTCCCTTCGAGTCTCCTCCATTATGAATCCTCCAACCACACAGAGGGGGAAAAAAGGTCTCGAGCATGCCTGGTTTTGTGCCTCATGTCCCTGCCAAACTTTACTAATTTGGTCAACTATTGCCGTTGCAATTCCATTTAAAtgtcaatttcagatgatcaacCACTGAAACTTGTTGCAGTTTTTGTAAACCTGTTCTTATCATACGAAAAAGGAGATTTGACAATAATCCTGTTTAGATTGACTTTGTAGAATTTTGAGCACTCATTTACCGACTTTCGTCAATTTCCCAcccacacagcacatgcatgttCCTCCCGGTACCATCAAACCCATGTACACTAGCCACCCTGGTATAATATTCCTCCGGTCCTCCCTAAACCCTAAAGTAGGGTACATACATGTACCCCATGCCACTTCAAGTTAGACCTCAAGGGAGTCGATCGTTCCCTCAACCCTAAGCAAAGGCAATATGGCCCCAAAAGAAGACTTAAAAGCTACTTTGTTTAATCCTTGGGGGATTAAACAAATTGTGAGCAAATCTTTCACCCTTAGGCCTCAAGATTTGGTATCATACCATGCTTTATTTAATTAAGTCGATCTACATGCATCTTttgttatttattattatatgtgGCCTGATGAGGTTCCTGTGGCACGAAATCAAAATGGAGtagattatctttttattttgcttctatgattttatttttaaaatagttttcgcCAAACTAGTAAACATGATAGTCTGAACTTACATATGATTTTACCATTTTCAACACATTTTCATGTGATTTCTCAAGCTTGTGATGTAACTATTTTCAAAtgcaatcacaaacaatatctTCACTAGGGAATAGAAAATTGAGataagaagaagagcaagaagaatatATGCCTTTTCATAAAGTGCATTTTGGGTACTCTACTTTAACCTTTTAAGATAAAGGAGACTTGTTATTAACTTTTGAAGTCAGTTTGTTTTTTTTGTCTAATGAATCaactttttcttataatttttctttatttttgtttctaacccttattcatcctttttctttctttttgtttacATATATTATTCCTCTTGTCCACTTTATCAACCTCGGTGGAAATCTGATGCAGCGTAATCATAGTCAAAATACAATATTTATCTCTTGCCAattcttttaagaaaaaagaaaataaaattgtctttatgataaaatataaaattattcatATTATTCAATTTCACCTTCGTCATAATAATAATTCTATATGATTGATGCCAACTGAGTCATagtgaaaatataataaaaaattggaAGCCGAAAATTATATATTCCTCATGTCAATTTGTTTCATGGGCCCTTTCTGCAATACAACATAAAAGGTGAGGTCAAAACAGAAAATGTACCGTTCAAACTATGGTTTGTGGCAACAAACTCAACTCGGGTCAACAGGTTATTTGACCGCGTCGTATTTATGAAGCATTAAGACCTGAGAGGGCATAATATAATCGAAAACTACATCATTGTACCATTAAAGTACGGGTATATTCGGCCAACCTAGAAGGGTATTTTAGTCCTTAGGATTCGATAAAGAGCCACGCCTCTGCGCTTCCTCCCGTCGTGATCGCTCAGTGCCCACGAAGGAAAGATTCGTCCTTTCCTTTCTCTCGTGATCGCTGCCTCGCGCGCTCGAGCTCTTCCCACCAGCGCGTGTGATTCGGCGTTTCTGGTGTTCGGCATCGACGTGGAGGGGGTAAGATCCGTGGTGTTCCACGAGAAATTGCGTCTTTTGTCGAGCTCTTTTGGTGTAGGGTGTGGGTATTTCAAGTTATCTCGCTTTGGGGTTCTTGAATCGGTTTTAATCTGATAAGCATTTGTGGAGTCTGTTGGTTTGGTGAAATATGACTAATGTCGTGCTCAAAAATCGAGTCTTTGCTCAAACTTTTCCTGGTACGATATGTCTTGTTGCTTATTTTCTGTTGATCCGGAAGCTTTCTTGCTTTTCCACTTTCCCTACCCTTTTGAGGGTTTTGCTCAATTTAAACTTAGAATTCTTCGTAGTAGCTCATACTTCAAATCAACTTAGACTGCGGTTTCCTTCCAGCAATTTCCTTCGTGAAGATCTTTTCGTGTAAGTTGACGATTCGTAGGTGCTTACTTAGTGATACACGAAGCAGTTGTTACCCGGCGATTGCTTCTAATATTATCTAGGTTTGACTGCATGTGTTTGATCTTTTTTGGGTGATAATCAAATATTTCCTCAATTTATTGGTTATCCTTCTAGATTATGGAGATTAAGTTGCAAGTTTTCACCTTTTTTTAGGTTTCCTTTTCAAGTGTTCGTTCACTTTTGAACAAATTGAGAACCGACTGTGCTTTGGAACAGCCTACTGTTTTActatatacttttttttttcctataaGTTTGGTCTTGAGATTGATTGTTGTTGCAGGTGTTACAAGCTGTGAGAAGTGGTGGAATACTCAATTTTGGTAGCAAAAAATTTAGAGCAGTATGCGGTGGTTGAGTCTATCGGTGGATGTTTACCGCAGACTGATTTCTTTGAACTTGTATTGTAGGGTGATTCTGTAAATCATGTCTTCTTCctctgttttttttgtttttccatttagCATGTCAGGTATTAAAATTCCCTTTCCTTGAAAAGCTCTCTTGAATTAGTTCTAGTTTACTTGTTTAGGCATCAAAGGCCTCTTTCATTTGAGATACCAAGCGCCCCAAGGTTTTCTTGCGCTCCTCCTCCATCTTACCTACTAAATCTTTGTGTTCCTTTCCTTTTGATTTCTCCGTGCTTTCAATTGATTTCCTGGTGGTCTGGTTCGTTTTTAGAGGAGAGAATTGTAGGAATGGTGTGTCAAGCAGCAACAAGAACCGCATTCCGAGCTTTAAAACATGAGAATGGAATTTCTGGTAGCACCACGATAATCATTAGGGTCATTGCTTGCTTCCAGCCATTGCAAGATTGCCA is drawn from Zingiber officinale cultivar Zhangliang chromosome 1B, Zo_v1.1, whole genome shotgun sequence and contains these coding sequences:
- the LOC122042432 gene encoding pentatricopeptide repeat-containing protein At5g39350-like — protein: MPWQTPILSSSSSLRSLLNATKSLPQIAQIHQHLAACGLYADPSVATKLLQLYADAGDLPSALRLFAVIPSPSVFAWTPILALLSRSSLHRRCLSSYRSMRFAAVAPDGYVFPLVLRSAASAHGQSRHLAAFHAEAFKFAAEAVLSVTSALIDAYSKAGDLTSARRAFDVAGARDLLSWNCIIAAHASVGLLKEALALLDFMISDGCDPDLVTWNTLMDGYCRAGRFAEARAILHQLARPNEISWTTVIVGYARCGNHEASLEIFSRMMHAGSVLPDLDTLSCAAASCRHVADVSAGRAVHAYGVKTNDVGAFYGSAGAALLLLYAGGSRTAAARSVFELMDPTDVVTWNAVVQGLALCGRRLAALEHFRAMMSRGIGWNHATLSNLLPLCDLKHGEEVHAHVIKHGNGGCIVTEMNALIDMYARSGCIRAARRVFSSMDGKDVATWNTMISGFGSHGLGEQAIELVTRMVQLGFKPNAMTLTSALMACAQCGLVDEGIELFGTMPREFRFSPGEEHYACAVDMLARAGQFTEAGRLAGKMPTARVWGAMLASCRTHQNVEFGRMAFEELVRLEPGNPGNYVTMSNIYARADRWNDAVRVRGMMEREELMKKPSGHSWIEVA
- the LOC121980634 gene encoding dolichyl-diphosphooligosaccharide--protein glycosyltransferase subunit 4A, which gives rise to MIDDQDLGFFANFLGIFIFVLVIAYHYVMADPKYEGN